One Sulfolobus sp. S-194 DNA segment encodes these proteins:
- a CDS encoding transcription elongation factor — protein sequence MGGRRKRRKQLLLRPKPKIPNTFECPRCGKVAITVEIKNGIAKIKCGNCGLEDQFEVPPIFDEANAYGKFIDRYFEGKIEIKESNVEEKEENETERESEEDNSGEVE from the coding sequence ATGGGGGGAAGAAGAAAAAGAAGAAAGCAACTGCTTCTAAGACCAAAACCTAAAATACCTAATACCTTTGAATGCCCTAGGTGTGGAAAAGTAGCGATAACGGTAGAAATCAAGAATGGTATAGCCAAAATAAAGTGTGGAAATTGTGGACTAGAAGATCAGTTTGAAGTTCCTCCAATATTTGATGAAGCTAACGCATACGGTAAATTTATTGATAGGTATTTTGAAGGTAAGATAGAAATAAAAGAGAGTAATGTCGAGGAGAAGGAAGAAAATGAAACTGAGAGGGAAAGTGAGGAAGATAATTCAGGAGAAGTTGAGTGA
- a CDS encoding Lrp/AsnC ligand binding domain-containing protein, whose translation MASAIVLINTDAGGEDEVFERLKSMSEVTEVHVVYGVYDIVVKVEADSMDKLKDFVTNTIRKLPKVRSTLTMIIVEGKSLVKK comes from the coding sequence ATGGCCTCTGCGATAGTCCTCATAAATACAGATGCCGGTGGAGAAGACGAGGTATTTGAAAGATTAAAAAGTATGAGTGAAGTCACAGAAGTTCATGTAGTATATGGAGTTTACGATATAGTAGTAAAAGTTGAGGCAGATTCTATGGATAAATTAAAAGATTTTGTGACAAACACAATAAGAAAATTACCTAAGGTGAGATCAACATTAACAATGATAATAGTAGAGGGAAAGAGTCTGGTCAAAAAATAA
- a CDS encoding putative integrase produces MKYGDYIIRERKGRYYVYKLENVSGEIKETYMGPLIDFVDTYLKLKVGVLGYFSNRADPPGFEPGTTGSEEHITLHFR; encoded by the coding sequence ATAAAATATGGTGACTATATTATACGTGAAAGAAAAGGGCGGTATTATGTTTACAAACTAGAGAACGTGAGTGGTGAGATAAAGGAAACTTACATGGGTCCCTTAATTGACTTCGTAGATACTTATCTAAAGTTAAAGGTAGGGGTCCTAGGGTACTTCTCTAACAGAGCGGACCCGCCGGGATTTGAACCCGGGACCACCGGCTCCGAAGAACACATAACCTTGCATTTTAGATGA
- a CDS encoding MoaD/ThiS family protein: MVNIIFKGPLVNYFGTDKLILKNSYNNIVDLIKEIDKNDIISHEGKIKAGYIILINGRDYRIYNKQLDENDTVEILPINHGG; the protein is encoded by the coding sequence ATGGTAAATATTATTTTTAAAGGTCCATTAGTAAATTATTTTGGAACAGATAAACTTATTCTTAAAAATTCCTATAATAATATAGTAGATTTAATAAAAGAAATAGATAAGAATGATATTATAAGTCATGAGGGTAAAATAAAAGCGGGGTATATAATTCTTATAAATGGAAGAGATTATAGGATATACAATAAACAACTAGATGAAAATGATACAGTAGAAATACTTCCAATTAATCATGGAGGATGA
- a CDS encoding site-specific integrase encodes MVSFNVSKLNYEQRLRILKKAVEKHGKAYIARVCNINLATIYRYLNGQISTIPDEVVDKTLQTLTVEEATDAIYGLKTIDIDPTTALSVIVKAVKDEGFRNFFLSLLFKYLGDYLKQTSQSYIVTEEDVKLFEKIIRETRTKKTADDIIRYLARALADLNNELTPDKLKEYILELSEENKGRARHTAKALKLFIKEVVKLRDSHLAHELYDSFKIPKQKTNYKPISLSLDVLKQIFNTIEDIGAKAFFLILTETGLRVGEVLNLRVDQMDMEHRIIHIMKESETKRAYITFLHESTAKWLKEEYLPYREEFIRRYESNLRKLAEANPDQGINVEEWKSKLFPFREDVLRTEIKITMKKVLGKEFRLYDLRSFFASYLIKQGVSPLIVNLLQGRAPPQQFQILQNHYFVVSDIELQQYYDKHAPRIL; translated from the coding sequence ATGGTTAGTTTTAATGTCTCAAAACTAAATTATGAGCAAAGATTACGCATACTTAAGAAAGCAGTAGAAAAGCACGGAAAGGCATACATTGCGAGGGTATGTAATATTAACTTAGCCACAATTTACCGTTACCTGAACGGTCAGATTTCAACAATACCAGATGAAGTAGTTGATAAGACATTACAGACACTGACAGTTGAAGAGGCTACTGACGCAATATACGGGTTAAAGACTATTGATATTGACCCCACAACAGCACTAAGCGTGATAGTTAAAGCGGTTAAGGACGAGGGCTTTAGAAACTTTTTCCTATCCCTACTTTTCAAATACTTAGGAGATTATCTTAAGCAAACGTCTCAATCATATATAGTTACTGAAGAAGATGTGAAATTATTTGAAAAAATTATAAGAGAGACCAGAACTAAAAAAACAGCAGATGATATAATCAGGTACTTAGCACGTGCTTTAGCAGACTTAAATAATGAGTTAACCCCTGACAAACTTAAGGAGTACATATTAGAATTATCTGAGGAGAATAAGGGAAGAGCAAGACATACGGCTAAAGCACTCAAACTCTTCATTAAAGAAGTAGTAAAGTTAAGGGATAGCCACTTAGCACATGAGCTTTACGATTCGTTTAAAATACCCAAACAGAAGACCAATTACAAACCCATTAGCCTGAGCCTAGATGTGTTAAAACAAATATTTAATACAATAGAGGATATTGGTGCTAAAGCATTCTTCCTCATTTTGACTGAGACCGGGCTCAGGGTAGGAGAAGTATTAAATCTAAGAGTAGACCAAATGGATATGGAACACCGCATTATACATATAATGAAAGAGTCAGAAACAAAGAGGGCTTACATTACATTTCTCCACGAAAGCACAGCTAAGTGGTTGAAAGAAGAGTATTTACCATACCGTGAGGAATTTATTAGACGTTATGAAAGTAATCTTAGAAAGCTAGCTGAAGCAAATCCCGACCAGGGTATTAATGTGGAAGAATGGAAGAGTAAACTATTTCCATTTAGAGAAGACGTACTTAGGACAGAGATTAAAATAACTATGAAAAAAGTGTTGGGGAAAGAATTCCGTCTTTACGACTTACGCTCCTTCTTTGCTTCATATCTTATAAAACAGGGGGTTAGCCCCCTCATCGTGAATCTGTTACAGGGTAGAGCACCACCACAACAGTTTCAGATTCTTCAGAACCACTATTTTGTGGTCAGTGATATCGAGTTACAGCAATATTACGATAAGCACGCGCCACGAATTTTGTAA
- a CDS encoding helix-turn-helix domain-containing protein, with protein MSKMKVKYNGKIYEIDADTKLKDLPEGLIEKLIRDAWERHQNGRSKNSAEDEKKERVEKFADKREKVKSSTKSGGESPVSPVSPEFTGDSGEYPGVSVDNSNKSQSRETEKNRISARLIDRDVVEDDSGHRVTIDVYDTGEYKEAVMSDKVIRVRQIKFILKYNNIAKECVDNCINAVKEIARATHYNVSSKRIMTKINEFREEYSILEEVSLVDYVRDNYADRLEEIEKDPFGWIIQRTKEIVGYDRLKLLTFLSVVSSRMERVMGMSRIHVMVVGGSGTGKSSTVKSVLKFADDIVIQSTRITQNALGYLPIDTFDGHILFIEQIDNQNINYLRELMTEEKVCTTLTEKETGEDGNERLVSHQRCIEGQPAVITTSVVDTIDVGKEQILNRMLKVYVRTDRNVENKVWETIINRNNVASVDPVDVMVFKTWLLTRPTHAKIPEEVTNAVINFMRKLKEYTREPLNRTVEVARNLIIVTAIMRGRTEATLDDWRFVSENFQLDLLYNGLGLSERDVEFIEALPDDSGLKSSEVANKLKVSKQYAINVLKNLERKGLVESEKADGKTFTWYLTPLGRQIKALVNNVGGVIEVRDEKGELIGAVDSKFRPDADGRGDRENAMPGNDGSGMSRGDGETNRVAEAYKFLKEHGSISVAEMTELFGDDVLEALKRKDLVTFNVIDGVEYVIAK; from the coding sequence ATGAGTAAAATGAAAGTTAAGTATAATGGAAAAATATACGAAATAGACGCGGATACGAAACTCAAAGACCTTCCTGAGGGGTTAATTGAAAAATTAATCAGAGACGCGTGGGAACGTCACCAGAATGGGCGTAGTAAAAATTCCGCTGAAGATGAGAAAAAAGAACGTGTTGAAAAATTTGCGGACAAACGCGAAAAAGTGAAATCATCAACAAAAAGTGGGGGTGAATCCCCCGTTTCCCCCGTTTCCCCCGAATTCACGGGGGATTCGGGGGAATACCCCGGGGTTTCTGTTGACAATTCCAATAAATCTCAGTCGCGTGAAACTGAGAAAAATAGAATTTCCGCTAGGCTCATAGACCGTGACGTAGTTGAAGATGATAGCGGGCATAGGGTAACGATTGACGTTTATGACACGGGCGAATACAAAGAGGCTGTGATGAGTGATAAGGTAATCCGCGTCCGCCAAATCAAATTCATATTAAAATATAACAACATAGCAAAGGAGTGCGTCGACAACTGTATCAACGCTGTAAAAGAAATAGCCAGAGCGACACATTACAATGTATCGAGTAAGAGAATTATGACTAAAATTAACGAATTCAGAGAAGAATACTCGATACTGGAAGAAGTGTCACTAGTAGATTACGTCCGCGATAATTACGCCGACCGCCTAGAGGAGATCGAGAAAGACCCATTCGGTTGGATAATACAAAGGACTAAGGAAATTGTCGGATATGATAGGTTAAAATTATTGACTTTTCTATCTGTCGTTTCGTCGAGAATGGAAAGGGTTATGGGAATGAGCCGTATCCACGTCATGGTAGTTGGCGGTAGTGGCACAGGGAAATCATCAACAGTTAAGAGCGTGCTGAAGTTCGCTGATGATATCGTTATACAGTCAACGCGTATCACGCAAAACGCTTTAGGTTATTTGCCTATCGATACTTTTGACGGTCATATACTCTTTATCGAACAAATTGATAACCAGAATATCAATTATCTGAGGGAATTGATGACGGAAGAGAAAGTATGTACTACGCTGACGGAAAAAGAAACGGGCGAAGACGGCAACGAACGCTTAGTATCTCACCAACGTTGCATTGAGGGTCAGCCCGCGGTGATAACTACGTCCGTCGTTGACACTATTGACGTCGGTAAAGAACAAATCTTAAATCGCATGTTGAAAGTTTACGTGAGGACCGATCGAAATGTGGAAAACAAGGTATGGGAAACAATTATAAACCGAAACAACGTTGCGAGTGTTGACCCCGTTGATGTTATGGTCTTCAAAACGTGGCTGCTAACTAGGCCTACACACGCTAAGATACCGGAAGAGGTAACTAATGCGGTAATCAACTTCATGAGGAAACTAAAGGAGTACACTAGAGAGCCGTTAAACCGCACTGTCGAAGTTGCTCGCAATCTGATAATCGTAACGGCTATAATGCGTGGAAGGACTGAGGCAACGTTAGATGATTGGCGTTTCGTTTCGGAAAACTTCCAGTTAGACCTACTATATAACGGCTTAGGTCTGTCAGAACGTGACGTAGAGTTCATAGAGGCGTTACCGGACGATAGCGGGCTAAAGTCTTCTGAGGTCGCGAATAAGCTGAAAGTATCTAAGCAATATGCTATAAACGTTCTGAAGAACTTAGAGAGGAAAGGACTAGTAGAAAGCGAAAAAGCTGACGGTAAAACGTTTACATGGTATCTAACACCGTTAGGTAGACAAATTAAGGCGTTGGTCAACAATGTTGGGGGCGTTATTGAAGTACGTGACGAGAAGGGCGAACTGATAGGGGCGGTTGATAGCAAATTTCGTCCTGACGCTGACGGAAGAGGAGATAGAGAAAATGCAATGCCAGGGAATGACGGAAGCGGAATGTCAAGAGGCGACGGCGAAACTAATAGAGTTGCTGAGGCGTATAAATTCCTCAAAGAACACGGCTCAATATCGGTCGCGGAAATGACTGAACTGTTCGGTGATGATGTATTAGAGGCGTTAAAGCGGAAGGACTTAGTCACGTTCAACGTAATCGACGGTGTCGAGTATGTTATCGCTAAATGA
- a CDS encoding preprotein translocase subunit Sec61beta, with protein MPSSKKKKETVPLASMAGLIRYYEEENEKIKISPKLLIIISVIMVAGVIVASILIPPP; from the coding sequence ATGCCATCAAGTAAAAAGAAGAAAGAAACAGTACCTTTAGCATCTATGGCTGGATTAATTAGGTATTATGAGGAGGAAAACGAAAAAATTAAGATTTCTCCAAAACTTTTGATAATTATAAGTGTAATTATGGTCGCTGGAGTAATAGTAGCATCTATATTAATCCCGCCCCCATAA
- a CDS encoding 30S ribosomal protein S17e — MGNVYTKDIKRVAMQLYEKFKDQISTDYQANKKIVDAYVDVMSKKVRNRIAGYLTRYAKMQRTQVKNEVEEEYIEGEG; from the coding sequence ATGGGCAATGTGTACACCAAAGATATAAAGAGAGTAGCCATGCAATTATATGAAAAATTTAAAGACCAAATTTCAACGGATTATCAAGCTAACAAAAAAATAGTTGATGCATATGTTGATGTCATGTCAAAAAAAGTTAGAAATAGAATAGCTGGTTACTTAACAAGATATGCAAAAATGCAAAGAACTCAAGTTAAAAATGAGGTAGAAGAAGAATATATAGAGGGTGAAGGGTAA
- a CDS encoding ribosome biogenesis/translation initiation ATPase RLI, with protein MRVAVINYDFCKPDKCNLECIAFCPINRSGSKAIELSDLVKGKPIIYEETCIGCGICIKKCPFEAIDIVNLPDEYGEDVIHRYKINGFKLFGIVTPKRGYIIGILGKNSTGKSTILRILSGEIIPNFGDPQAKLTTDEVLDHFKGKEIYDYFYQLYNKKIRVAHKIQYVEYAAKYLKGTVNELLKRADQRGKIDEVKELLNMKSFWEKDVRYLSGGELQKLLIAATLLKDADIYLFDEPSSYLDIRERINMAYGIRELTKNKYVLVVEHDLIVLDYLADLVNIIYGKSSIYGRVSKTYSNRVGINNFLRGYLPAENMKIRPDEIKFNLKDLTDLDFNPQALQKVIWTDITKKLESFYLEVKGGYAREGEVIGIVGPNGIGKTTFMRILVGEIKPDSGEVLTEGLTLAYKPQKIVPDYDGTVQQYLENVRKDILSSSSWFYEEVIKRLNLHRILESYVKDLSGGELQKLLIAATLSREADLYVLDEPSSYLDVEERYIVAKAIKRVTRERKSVTFMVDHDLALHDYIADRIMVFSGTPGFHGIGKTPQTLSSGMNEFLKELGITFRRDMDTGRPRVNKPGSYLDRLQKETGEYYSLKVVKEESA; from the coding sequence ATGAGAGTTGCAGTAATTAATTACGATTTTTGTAAGCCCGATAAATGTAATTTAGAGTGCATTGCTTTCTGTCCTATTAATAGATCGGGTAGTAAAGCTATTGAATTATCTGATTTAGTTAAAGGAAAACCGATAATATATGAGGAGACTTGTATTGGATGTGGTATATGTATTAAGAAATGTCCTTTTGAGGCTATAGATATTGTAAATCTTCCAGATGAGTATGGTGAAGATGTAATACACAGATATAAAATAAATGGTTTTAAGCTTTTCGGAATTGTAACACCAAAAAGAGGTTATATAATAGGAATATTAGGGAAAAATAGTACTGGTAAGTCTACTATTCTAAGGATTTTAAGCGGTGAGATTATTCCCAATTTTGGTGATCCTCAAGCTAAATTAACTACTGATGAGGTTTTAGATCATTTTAAAGGAAAAGAAATATATGATTATTTTTATCAGTTATATAATAAAAAAATAAGAGTAGCACATAAGATACAATATGTAGAATATGCAGCTAAATATCTTAAAGGTACAGTAAATGAATTATTAAAAAGAGCTGATCAAAGGGGAAAAATAGACGAGGTTAAGGAACTCCTTAATATGAAAAGTTTTTGGGAAAAGGATGTAAGATATTTAAGTGGTGGTGAATTACAGAAATTACTAATAGCAGCTACATTATTGAAGGACGCTGATATATATCTATTCGATGAGCCTTCGTCTTATCTTGATATTAGGGAGAGAATAAATATGGCTTATGGAATACGCGAATTAACTAAAAATAAATATGTTTTGGTAGTAGAGCATGATCTGATTGTTCTAGATTATTTAGCGGATTTAGTAAACATTATATATGGCAAGAGCTCTATTTATGGAAGGGTTTCTAAAACATATAGTAATAGGGTAGGAATTAATAATTTCTTAAGAGGTTATTTACCAGCTGAAAATATGAAAATAAGACCAGACGAAATAAAGTTCAATTTGAAAGATCTTACAGATTTAGATTTTAATCCACAAGCTTTACAAAAAGTTATTTGGACAGATATTACAAAGAAATTAGAGAGCTTTTATTTAGAAGTAAAAGGTGGTTATGCAAGAGAAGGAGAAGTAATAGGTATAGTGGGTCCTAATGGAATTGGTAAAACGACTTTTATGCGTATTTTAGTAGGTGAAATAAAACCTGATTCTGGCGAGGTCTTAACAGAGGGGCTTACATTAGCATACAAGCCACAGAAAATTGTTCCAGATTATGATGGAACTGTTCAACAATACTTAGAAAATGTAAGAAAAGACATATTATCATCTTCCTCCTGGTTCTACGAAGAAGTTATAAAAAGATTAAATTTACATAGAATTTTAGAATCATATGTAAAAGATTTAAGTGGTGGTGAATTACAGAAATTACTAATAGCAGCAACTCTTTCCAGAGAAGCTGATCTTTACGTTTTGGATGAACCTTCCTCTTATCTCGATGTCGAAGAGAGATATATAGTCGCTAAAGCTATAAAGAGAGTTACGAGGGAGAGAAAAAGCGTTACTTTTATGGTAGATCATGATTTAGCTCTACATGATTATATAGCAGATAGAATAATGGTATTTTCTGGTACTCCTGGGTTTCATGGCATAGGTAAAACTCCACAAACTCTGAGTAGCGGTATGAATGAATTTCTAAAGGAATTAGGAATAACATTTAGAAGAGATATGGATACTGGAAGACCTAGAGTAAATAAACCAGGTAGTTATCTAGATAGATTACAAAAGGAAACAGGGGAATACTACTCTTTAAAGGTTGTAAAAGAAGAATCCGCATAA
- the fbp gene encoding fructose-1,6-bisphosphate aldolase/phosphatase, translating to MKTTISVIKADIGSLAGHHIVHPDTMAAANKVLASAKEQGIILDYYITHVGDDLQLIMTHTRGELDTRVHETAWNAFKEAAKIAKDLGLYAAGQDLLSDSFSGNVRGLGPGVAEMEIEERASEPIAIFMADKTEPGAYNLPLYKIFADPFNTPGLVIDPTMHGGFKFEVLDVYQGEAVMLSAPQEIYDLLALIGTPARYVIRRIYRNEDNLLAAVVSIERLNLIAGKYVGKDDPVMIVRLQHGLPALGEVLEAFAFPHLVPGWMRGSHYGPLMPVSQRDAKATRFDGPPRLLGLGFNVKNGRLVGPTDLFDDPAFDETRRLANIVADYMRRHGPFMPHRLEPTEMEYTTLPLILEKLKGRFKKESDVYKAKESIYAKEEGQGHD from the coding sequence ATGAAAACTACTATAAGTGTAATAAAGGCGGATATAGGAAGTTTAGCCGGGCATCATATAGTTCATCCAGATACTATGGCAGCCGCTAATAAAGTATTAGCTTCTGCTAAAGAGCAAGGAATAATTTTAGATTACTATATAACTCATGTAGGTGACGATCTTCAACTTATAATGACCCACACTAGGGGAGAACTGGATACTAGAGTTCATGAAACAGCTTGGAACGCATTTAAAGAAGCTGCAAAAATAGCTAAGGATCTAGGATTATATGCTGCAGGACAAGATTTATTATCAGATTCATTTTCAGGTAACGTAAGAGGTTTAGGTCCAGGCGTAGCAGAAATGGAAATTGAAGAGAGAGCATCTGAACCTATAGCTATTTTCATGGCTGATAAAACTGAGCCTGGTGCATATAATCTTCCATTATATAAGATATTTGCTGACCCGTTTAATACACCCGGCCTAGTCATTGATCCTACCATGCATGGTGGTTTTAAGTTTGAGGTATTAGACGTTTATCAAGGAGAAGCAGTAATGCTTTCTGCACCTCAAGAAATCTATGATTTATTGGCACTCATTGGTACACCAGCTAGATATGTTATAAGGAGGATATACAGAAACGAGGATAATTTATTAGCTGCTGTAGTTTCCATAGAAAGATTGAATTTAATAGCTGGAAAATATGTAGGTAAGGACGATCCTGTAATGATAGTTAGGTTACAACATGGTTTACCAGCTTTAGGCGAAGTATTAGAGGCTTTTGCTTTCCCACATTTAGTCCCTGGATGGATGAGAGGTAGTCATTATGGTCCTTTAATGCCTGTATCTCAAAGAGATGCTAAGGCTACACGTTTTGATGGTCCACCAAGATTATTAGGCCTTGGTTTTAATGTGAAAAATGGAAGACTTGTTGGTCCCACAGATTTATTTGATGATCCAGCATTTGATGAAACAAGACGTCTTGCTAATATTGTTGCAGATTATATGAGACGTCATGGTCCATTTATGCCACATAGATTAGAACCAACGGAAATGGAATATACTACATTACCTTTAATTTTAGAAAAACTAAAAGGTAGATTCAAAAAAGAATCGGATGTTTACAAAGCTAAAGAAAGTATTTATGCTAAAGAAGAAGGTCAAGGTCATGATTAA
- a CDS encoding tRNA(Ile)(2)-agmatinylcytidine synthase produces MLIKELIKEKIKLLDFPYLIRLNPNIPWKTRGNASIKIVIYSQRDIDEIMDIIWNKSIEYTEKISKSAKYNRKPGLAMSNKDLSDRWFYEKAVKDVVPLNLAIEYAKKQDMIIKGDRGIIGSIAAISYKPKEFTYELITYRPENEWNKNKREIDINSVIEFENKYFPYVFENIDYIRKYLLISPHGTDPILYGIRGVDIDILLKGLNEIITNDKIDMAMIFKTNQATDEHINSFSNYFYQTTEIEGEVSKIEIVKGGDVIINVGDVIVIVYKETGELNIASKLLKVGDIIRVFGAVKPSIKYGKIIEAEKIEIIELNNRIFKNPKCPKCNGPTESLGKGKGFRCKKCGYKFIGEKELKEISRELTLGIYQSRYYRHLSKPIYLNLAKEEHLDTNTINNIINYLIIFKKGIYP; encoded by the coding sequence TTGCTAATTAAAGAATTAATTAAGGAAAAGATAAAACTTTTAGATTTTCCTTATCTTATTAGGCTAAATCCTAATATTCCTTGGAAAACTAGAGGAAATGCTAGTATAAAAATAGTTATTTATAGCCAAAGAGATATAGATGAAATAATGGATATTATATGGAATAAATCCATAGAATACACAGAAAAAATTAGTAAATCGGCAAAATATAATAGAAAGCCTGGTTTAGCGATGTCTAATAAGGATCTCTCTGATAGATGGTTTTATGAGAAAGCTGTAAAAGATGTTGTCCCATTAAATTTGGCTATAGAATATGCAAAAAAACAAGATATGATAATAAAAGGAGATAGAGGTATTATTGGAAGTATTGCAGCAATTTCATATAAACCTAAAGAGTTTACTTATGAACTTATAACTTATAGACCAGAAAATGAATGGAATAAGAATAAAAGAGAGATTGATATTAATAGTGTTATAGAATTTGAAAATAAATATTTCCCTTATGTTTTTGAAAATATTGATTATATAAGGAAATATTTGTTAATTTCTCCACATGGAACTGATCCAATCCTATATGGAATTAGAGGAGTTGATATTGATATTTTGTTAAAAGGGCTAAATGAAATTATAACTAATGATAAAATAGACATGGCTATGATATTTAAGACTAATCAAGCTACTGATGAGCATATAAATTCGTTTTCCAATTATTTTTATCAGACTACAGAAATTGAAGGAGAGGTTTCTAAAATAGAGATTGTTAAAGGTGGTGATGTAATTATTAATGTTGGTGATGTTATAGTAATAGTATATAAAGAAACTGGGGAGTTAAATATTGCTTCTAAGTTGTTAAAGGTAGGCGATATAATAAGAGTTTTTGGAGCAGTTAAACCCTCAATTAAATATGGAAAGATAATAGAAGCCGAAAAAATTGAGATTATTGAATTAAATAACAGAATTTTTAAAAACCCAAAATGTCCTAAATGTAACGGACCTACAGAATCTCTAGGAAAAGGCAAAGGATTTAGATGTAAAAAATGTGGTTATAAGTTCATTGGAGAAAAAGAATTAAAGGAAATTTCCAGAGAGCTAACTCTAGGAATTTATCAATCTAGATATTATAGGCATTTAAGCAAGCCAATTTATCTTAATTTAGCTAAAGAAGAACATCTAGATACAAATACAATAAATAATATTATAAATTATTTGATTATTTTTAAAAAAGGTATATATCCTTAA
- a CDS encoding geranylgeranylglyceryl/heptaprenylglyceryl phosphate synthase, producing MKLRGKVRKIIQEKLSEGKVLHFSLFDPDKVDLESIYSIALKLVESGTNGFLIGGTLGVSKEKLDSIIEILEDFEVPKIIFPSNVNLITEKADAILFMSLLNSDDIYYITGAQLIAAPIIKKLKLESLPTGYIIVGHGGTAAHVGKARVIPYDNIELIVAYSIMAELFGMDFVYLEAGSGAPEPIKPSVISITKKYLENSKIIVGGGIRSEEIAKELALAGADIIVTGNIIEQNLEKALKIVKEISNIRR from the coding sequence ATGAAACTGAGAGGGAAAGTGAGGAAGATAATTCAGGAGAAGTTGAGTGAAGGAAAAGTTTTACATTTTTCTTTATTTGATCCTGATAAAGTAGATCTAGAATCAATTTATTCAATAGCATTAAAGCTGGTAGAATCTGGTACAAATGGTTTTTTAATAGGTGGAACTTTAGGAGTATCTAAAGAAAAACTTGACAGTATAATAGAGATTCTTGAAGATTTTGAAGTACCTAAAATAATTTTTCCTAGTAATGTCAATTTAATAACTGAAAAGGCTGATGCAATACTTTTTATGTCTCTCCTAAATTCAGATGATATCTATTATATAACTGGGGCTCAATTAATTGCAGCACCTATAATTAAGAAGCTTAAGTTAGAATCATTACCCACGGGATATATAATTGTTGGGCATGGAGGAACAGCTGCTCATGTTGGTAAAGCTAGGGTTATACCTTATGATAATATTGAATTAATAGTCGCGTATTCTATCATGGCTGAACTTTTTGGAATGGATTTCGTTTATTTAGAAGCAGGCTCAGGTGCTCCAGAGCCCATAAAACCTTCAGTTATCTCCATTACTAAGAAATACTTAGAAAATTCTAAGATTATAGTAGGAGGTGGAATTAGAAGTGAGGAGATAGCAAAAGAGTTAGCTCTTGCTGGAGCAGATATAATAGTAACTGGGAATATTATCGAGCAGAATTTGGAAAAAGCATTAAAAATAGTAAAGGAGATTAGTAATATTAGGAGATAA
- a CDS encoding DUF367 family protein yields MKVYIIDYHRDDPKKCTGKKLIKLNFAELTRYGKGVILDPYSKRILSILDKDIALKTGITIIDTSWNSTSKNEFEKIKGEHRRLPILFAGNPTNYGIAYKLSSIEAVIASLYILNEIEEAIKIANIIKWGHTFLELNKELLESYRNKSENEILEIEREVIEKIIGEP; encoded by the coding sequence ATGAAAGTATATATTATAGATTATCACAGAGATGATCCCAAGAAATGTACAGGAAAAAAACTAATTAAATTAAATTTTGCAGAATTAACAAGATATGGAAAAGGTGTGATTCTCGATCCTTATTCTAAAAGAATTCTATCTATTCTCGATAAAGATATTGCATTAAAAACTGGTATAACTATTATTGACACTTCATGGAATTCTACTTCTAAAAATGAATTTGAGAAAATAAAAGGGGAACATAGAAGATTACCTATTCTTTTCGCAGGTAATCCAACGAATTATGGGATTGCATATAAGTTATCATCAATAGAAGCAGTGATAGCTTCATTGTATATATTAAATGAGATAGAAGAAGCTATAAAAATTGCAAATATTATTAAATGGGGACATACTTTTTTAGAACTAAATAAAGAATTATTAGAATCTTATAGAAATAAATCAGAAAATGAAATATTAGAAATAGAGAGAGAAGTAATAGAAAAGATAATAGGGGAGCCCTAG